Genomic window (Saccharothrix australiensis):
ACGCCGGCCTGGCACCGTCCGAAGTGGACCTCATCGAGGGGCACGGCACGGGCACGCGGTTGGGCGACCCGATCGAGGCGGAGGCGCTGCTGGCCACCTACGGCCGGGACCGGGAGCGGCCCGCGTGGTTGGGCTCGTTGAAGTCGAACATCGGGCACACCCAGGCCGCCGCCGGTGTCGGCGGTGTGATCAAGCTGGTCATGGCGATGCGGCACGGCGTGATGCCGCAGACCCTGCACGCCGACGAGCCGTCACCCGCCGTCGACTGGTCGGGAGGTGTGGAGCTGCTGACGTCGTCACGCCCGTGGCCGGCCGGTGATCGGCCGAGGCGCGGTGCGGTGTCGTCGTTCGGGATCAGCGGCACCAACGCCCACCTGATCGTGGAGGAGCCGCCCGCCGTCGCGACACCGCCGGCCGCCGCGCCGGTGACCCGGCTGCCGGTGGTGCCGGTGCCGGTGTCCGCGCGGTCGGCGGCGGCGCTGCGCGCGCGGGCCGACCGGCTCGCCGAGGTGGCGGCGGAGGTCGAACCGGTGGACCTGGCCTGGACGTTGGCGTCGCGGTCGGTGTTCGAGCATCGTGCGGTGGTGGTGGCGGGTGATCGGGACGGGTTGGTGTCCGGGTTGCGTGGGGTGGCTGCTGGTGCGGGTGCCGGTGTGGCGGGTGCGGGTCGGGTGGGTTTTCTGTTCACGGGTCAGGGTGCGCAGCGGCCTGGTATGGGTCGGGAACTCTATGAAGTGTTTCCGGTGTTCGCCTCGGCGTTCGACGAGGTGTGTGCCGGGTTCGAGGGTCTGCTTCCGGGGTCGTTGAGGGATGTCGTTTTCGATGGTGTGGCTGATCTTGATGAGACGGGGTGGACGCAGCCTGGGTTGTTCGCGTTCGAGGTGGCGTTGTTCCGTCTGGTGTCGTCGTGGGGTGTGGTTGCGGATGTGGTGACGGGGCATTCGATCGGTGAGGTGGCCGCCGCGCATGTGGCGGGGGTGTTCTCGCTGGCGGATGCGTGTCGGTTGGTGGCGGCGCGGGGTCGGTTGATGCAGGGGTTGCCGTCGGGTGGGGCGATGGTCGCTGTGCGGGCCACCGAGGCGGAGGTGGTGGAGGCACTGGCCGGTGAGGAGTCGCGGGCGGGGATCGCGGCGGTGAACGGGCCGACCTCGGTGGTGGTCTCGGGTGTGGAGGGCGTGGTCGAGCGGGTGGCGGCGGTGTTCTCGGGGCGGGGTCGTAAGACGAGTCGGTTGTCGGTCAGTCATGCGTTCCACTCGCCGTTGATGGACCCGATGCTGGCCGGGTTCGCCGAGGTGTTGGGCGGGATCGCCTTCGCCGAGCCGGTGATCCCGATGGCGGCTCCGGTGCAGGAGGTGTGTTCGGCGGAGTACTGGGTGCGGCACGTGCGTCGACCGGTGCGGTTCGCCGACCACCTCACGACCCTGCGTGCGGCGGGTGTGACCACGTTCGTGGAGGTCGGGCCGGACGCGGTGCTGACCACGTTGGCCTCCGACGTGCTCGACGACGTGGTGTTCACCGCGTTGCAGCACCGGGACAAACCCCAGACACAGGCGCTGCTCGCCGGACTGGGCACGGCATTCACCACCGGTGTGCCGGTGGAGTGGGCGAAGGTGTTCCACGGCGTCGACGCCCGCACCGTCGACCTGCCCACCTACCCCTTCCAACGACAACACTACTGGCTCGCGCCGACGCGCAGCGGTGACGTCGGCGACGCGGGCCTGGACGCGGCGGAGCACCCGCTGCTCGGCGCGGTCGTGGCGCAGCCGGAGTCGGGCGGCGTCACGCTCACCGGCAGGCTCGCCGTGGACGTGCAGCCGTGGCTGGCCGACCACGTGGTGGCGGGCCGGATCGTCGTGCCGGGCACCGCGCTGGTGGAACTGGCCCTGCGCGCCGGCCGGGAGGTCGGCTGCGACCTGCTGGACGAACTGACCCTGCACACCCCCCTGGTGCTGCCCGAGCGCGGCGGTGTCGCGGTGCAGGTCACCGTCGACGCCGCGGACGCCGACGGGCTGCGCCCGGTCGCCGTCCACTCCCGCGCCGTGGACGGCGACTGGGTGCGCAACGCGGCAGGCGTGCTCGGCACGCGCCGCCCCGCGCCCCCCGACCCGGAACCGTGGCCGCCGACCGACGCCGAGCCGGTCGACGTGGGCGACCTGTACGCCGACCTGGTGGCGCGCGGCTACGACTACGGTCCCGCGTTCCAGGGCCTGACGGCGGTGTGGCGGCGCGGCGACGAGGTGTTCGCCGAGGTCGCCCTCCCGGCCGCGCAGGCGGAGCACGCGGAGCGGTTCGGCCTGCACCCCGCGCTGCTGGACGCCGTGCTGCACGCGGTGTGGTTCGGCGACTTCATCGGCGCGTCGGACGGGGTGGCGCTGCCGTTCGCCTGGTCCGGCGTGTCCCTGGCGGCCGAGGGCGCGACCGCCTGCCGGGTGCGCCTGACCGGCGTCGGCCCGGACACCGTGTCGCTCGCGCTGACCGACGTCGACGGCGCGCCGCTGGCCACCGTGGACTCGTTGCAGTTCCGGCCGACGGCCGCCGCCGCGCCCGTGGAGGCGCTGTACCGCGTGGACTGGACGCCCGTGCGGGTCACCGGCGAGCCGGCGCCGTGGCGGTTCGCCGACTCGCTCGCGGACGTGCCCGCCGACCCCGGCGTGGTGTTCTGGCGCTGCCCGACCGGCCCGGACCCGCGCGCGGTGACGGCCGAGGCGCTGGCCGTGCTGCGGGAGTGGCTGGCCGGTGAGCGGTGGGGAGCGGGCACGCTGGTCGTCGTCACGGCGGGCGCGGTCGCGGTCGGGTCCGCCGAGGACGTGCCCGGCCTGGCGCAGGCGGGCGTGACGGGACTCGTGCGGTCCGCGCAGACCGAGCACCCGGGCCGGTTCGCCGTGCTGGACGTGCTCGGGGACGCCGACTGGGCGGCCCTCGCCGGGCTGGTCGCCGAGGAGCCGCAGCTGGCCGTGCGCGCGGGCGCGGTGCTCGCGCCGAGGCTGGTGCGCGCCGAACCGGTCGAGGGCGCGGCGTTCACCGGCTTCGCGCCCGGCGGCACGGTCCTCCTGACCGGTGGCACGGGCGTGGTCGGCGGTGTCGTCGCACGCCACCTGGTCGCGGCCCACGGTGTCCGGCGGCTGCTGCTGACCAGCCGCGGCGGCCCGGCCGCGCCGGGTGCGGCCGACCTCGTCGCGGACCTGGCCGCCCTCGGCGCGGACGCGGAGGTCGTCGCCTGCGACGCGGCCGACCGCGACGCGCTGGCCCGCGTGCTCGCCGGCATCCCGGCCGACGCGCCGCTGACCGGTGTCGTGCACCTGGCGGGCGCGCTGGACGACGGCGTGCTGACGGCGCTGACCGCCGACCGCCTCGACACCGCGCTGCGCCCGAAGGTCGACGCGGGACGGCACCTGCACGAGCTGACCCGCGACCTCGACCTGGCGGCGTTCGTGCTGTTCTCGTCGGTGTCCGGCATCGTCGGCGCGGCGGGGCAGGCCAACTACGCCGCGGGCAACACCTTCCTGGACGCCCTGGCCGCCCACCGGCGCGCCGCCGGCCTGCCCGCCGTGTCGCTGGCCTGGGGCATGTGGGCCGAGCGCAGCGCCATGACCCGCGACCTCACCGACGTCGACCTGGCCCGCATCGCGCGGTCCGGCACGCGGCCGTTCTCCTCCGAGCAGGGCGTGTCGCTGCTGGACGCGGCACTGGGCAGGCCGGAGCCGGTGCTGGTGCCGGTCCTGCTCGACCTCGCGGCGCTGCGCGCCCAGTCCGACGTGCCGCCGATCCTGCGCTCGCTGGCCGGTCCGCGCCGCAAGCCGGTGGCGCGGGCGAACCGGGCCGCCCCGGCGGAGGCCCCGCTCGGCGACCGCCTGGCGGGGCTGCCGGACGCGCGGCGGCACGAGGTGCTGGTCGACCTGGTGTGGGAGCAGCTCGCCGACGTGCTGGGCCACACCGGGACGCGGGAGGTCGAGCCCGACCGCTCGTTCAAGGACCTGGGCGTCGACTCCGTGTCCGGCGTCGAGTTCCGCAACCGGCTCGGCGCGGTCGTGGGGAAGCGGCTGCCGATGACCCTGGTGTTCGACCACCCGACGGCCGCCGACGTGGCCCGCGAGCTGGACCGCGAGCTGGCGCCGGTCGTGCGCGCCGGTTCCGTGCGCGACCACCTGGACGGCGTGGAGGCGGCGCTGCCGTCGGTCGCGGCGGGCGCGGAGGGCGACGAGGTGGTGGCGCGCCTGGAGGGGCTGCTGGCGAGGCTGCGGTCCCTGCGCGACGCCGAGGGCGGCGCGGGCCGGATCGACGTGGACGCGGCGTCCGACGAGGAGCTGTTCCAGTTCCTCGACGGCGGGTGAGCCGACGGACACCCCGCACGACGAAGGCGGCCGGCCCTCGCGGGGGCCGGCCGCCTTCGCGCCGGGTCAGCCCGCCACCGGCTGCGGGCTGGGGAAGTAGCCCGCGTCGGCGAAGAACCGCGCGTACGTGCCGAACAGGTCCGCGTCGACCACCGGGCACGTGATGCCCGTGCCCGCCAGCGCGGCCTCCGTCGCGGACACGTCCATCCGCATGTAGAGCGCGGCACCCCGCGTCATGTACCCGCGGAAGATGTCCAGCATCGGGAACAGCGCGTTCTCCCGGTCCGCGCCGACCGTCGCGGTGAACTCCTCCCACGACACCTCGGCCAGCGGGTACCCGGCGGCCCGCAGGTGGCCCACCATCTCGGCGAAGCCCACCGCCACCGGGTTGAACAGGTGGTAGGTGCCGCCGCTGCCGAGGCGCGACAACGCCGACACCGCGCCGCTGACGTAGTCCACCGCCACCATCGGGAACAACGCGTCCGCGCCCACCGGCACGGCCCGCGCCTGGAGGCAGCCCCGCAGGCTCAACCACACGAAGTCCTGCGCCTGGCACGCGCCGCTGTGCCGGTCACCGGAGATCACGTCCGCCCGGTACACCGACACCGGCAGGCCGCGCTCCCGCGCCACCCCGATGACCTGCTCCGCGACCCACTTGCTCTGCCGGTACCCGTTGGTCAGCTCCTCCGGCGGCCCGGTCGGGTCGTCCGGCGTCAGCGCGCCCGCGCCGGCCTTGGCGAACACGCCGGTGCTCGACACGTAGTGCAGCGGGACCGTGCGGTGCCGCGCGGCGAGGCGCAGCGCCTCCTCCGTGCCGCCCACGTTGGCCGCCTTCAGGGCGGTGTACGGGTGCAGCCAGTTCACCGTCGCGCCGACGTGGTAGACCGCGTCGACCTGCCGCGCCAGCGCGTCGTACGCCTCCTCGGCGAGCCCGAACCGGGGCAGCGACAGGTCGCCCGGCACGACGCGGACGCGGTCGGTGTCGACCTCGATCCGGTACCACGCCAGGCGTTCCCGCAACCGCTCCAGGCCGGTCGCCGCGTCCTCCGCCCGCACCAGGCAGTGCACCGTGGCGTCGGTGGACCGCAGGAGGTCGCGCAGCAGGAACGCGCCGACGAACCCGGTCGCGCCGGTGAGGAACACGTGCGCCGGGTCCGCCGTGACCGCGACGACCTCGCCGGCGGGCACGATGTCGTCCGCCAGCACGACCTCCGCCGCGAAGTCGACGGTGGTCGCGGTCGCCTCCGCCGCGCCGAGCGCCCGCCGCAGGTGCTCGATCAGCGAGCCCGCGTCGTCGTGGTCGAACACCAGGGTCGGCGGCAGCCTCAGCCCGGTGCGCTCCGCCAGGCGGTTGCGCAGCTCCACGGCGGTCAGCGAGTCGAAACCCAGGTCGCCGAACGGCGTGGCGGCCGTGATGCCCGCCGTGCCGCTGTGCCCGAGCACCGCCGCCATGTCCGCCCGCACGCACTCCAGCAGCACCTCGCGCTGCTCCTCGGCGTCCAAGCCGGCCAGCCGGTCGGTCAGCGCGCCGCGGTCGGCGGTGGCCGCGTCCACCACGCGGCGCGCCGGCTTGC
Coding sequences:
- a CDS encoding type I polyketide synthase, with protein sequence MTPARNRTPVAVVGLSCRLPGAPDPAAFWRLLRDGVDAVADAPEDRWPGDVLPHRRGGFLADVDRFDAAFFGIGPREAAAMDPQQRLVLELGWEALEDARIVPGTLAGADVGVFVGVMWDDYAALQDRLGADGVARHTVTGTRRAVIANRVSHFLGLRGPSLTVDTAQSSSLVAVHLACESLRRGESALAIAGGVNLNLLAETTLGAVRFGGLSPDGRCHAFDARANGYVRGEGGGVVVLKPLADALRDGDDVYGVIAGGAVNNDGAADGLTVPSREAQTAVIRRACADAGTDPASVQYVELHGSGTRVGDPIEAAALGAALGAARAEGDALPVGSVKTNIGHLEGAGGIAGLLKVLLGLRHRELPPSLHFVTPNPDIPLDELRLRVQTGRTPWPAPDRPLVAGVSSFGMGGTNCHLVVREAPPAGRLAEVPADAPLADVPLVVPAVAPRADGSTGASHGTARPALAWPFSGRTREALVAQARKLHAHVLEHPGLAAADIGRALATTRTAFAHRAVVTGANRDELLARLSDWTDGVAAGVVEGHAAPRGKTVFVFPGQGGQWAGMAVELLDTVPGFAASVDACAAALAPHVDWSLHDVLREKPGAPGLDRVDVVQPVLFAVMVSLARLWRSLGVEPSAVVGHSQGEIAAACVAGALTLEDAARVVALRSAAIGALAGRGGMMSVPLPADDVHAHLAGWDGRVSLAAVNGPASVVVSGEPGALDELRDRLAADGVEAKRIAVDYASHSAHVDEIRRPLLDALAGVEPRPAEVPFYSTVTGDLLDARELTADYWFTNLRRTVRLRDAVHALVRDGHGVYVECGPHPVLLPPLRDTLAEAGPDGGVVTGTLRRGQGGPDRLLLSLGDLHVHGVDVDWERTFAMRDAGIAPLPTYAFQRESHWLAGPADAARVVHRPAAREAAPPARTAAGTAPLDLVRGLAAAVLGHSGADRVDPRLTFKELGVDSLGAVELRDRLSAATGHALPSGLLYNHPTPADLAAYVAALGADAPAAPTPTPTAVDDDPIAIVGMACRYPGGVASPDDLWRLVAGGVDAIGDFPTDRGWDLDRLYDPDPARTGTTYTRRGGFLTGAGGFDADFFGISPKEATAMDPQQRVLLETSWEALEHARIDPAGLRGAQVGVFVGAMTHDYGPQLHADQDGFDGYRLTGSTVSVASGRISYVLGLRGPALTVDTACSSSLVAIHLASGALRGGECALALAGGTAIMSTPGMFVEFSRQRGLSPDGRCKAYSAAADGTGWAEGAGVLVLERLSDALRNGHRVLGVVRGSAVNSDGASNGLTAPNGAAQEGVIRAALADAGLAPSEVDLIEGHGTGTRLGDPIEAEALLATYGRDRERPAWLGSLKSNIGHTQAAAGVGGVIKLVMAMRHGVMPQTLHADEPSPAVDWSGGVELLTSSRPWPAGDRPRRGAVSSFGISGTNAHLIVEEPPAVATPPAAAPVTRLPVVPVPVSARSAAALRARADRLAEVAAEVEPVDLAWTLASRSVFEHRAVVVAGDRDGLVSGLRGVAAGAGAGVAGAGRVGFLFTGQGAQRPGMGRELYEVFPVFASAFDEVCAGFEGLLPGSLRDVVFDGVADLDETGWTQPGLFAFEVALFRLVSSWGVVADVVTGHSIGEVAAAHVAGVFSLADACRLVAARGRLMQGLPSGGAMVAVRATEAEVVEALAGEESRAGIAAVNGPTSVVVSGVEGVVERVAAVFSGRGRKTSRLSVSHAFHSPLMDPMLAGFAEVLGGIAFAEPVIPMAAPVQEVCSAEYWVRHVRRPVRFADHLTTLRAAGVTTFVEVGPDAVLTTLASDVLDDVVFTALQHRDKPQTQALLAGLGTAFTTGVPVEWAKVFHGVDARTVDLPTYPFQRQHYWLAPTRSGDVGDAGLDAAEHPLLGAVVAQPESGGVTLTGRLAVDVQPWLADHVVAGRIVVPGTALVELALRAGREVGCDLLDELTLHTPLVLPERGGVAVQVTVDAADADGLRPVAVHSRAVDGDWVRNAAGVLGTRRPAPPDPEPWPPTDAEPVDVGDLYADLVARGYDYGPAFQGLTAVWRRGDEVFAEVALPAAQAEHAERFGLHPALLDAVLHAVWFGDFIGASDGVALPFAWSGVSLAAEGATACRVRLTGVGPDTVSLALTDVDGAPLATVDSLQFRPTAAAAPVEALYRVDWTPVRVTGEPAPWRFADSLADVPADPGVVFWRCPTGPDPRAVTAEALAVLREWLAGERWGAGTLVVVTAGAVAVGSAEDVPGLAQAGVTGLVRSAQTEHPGRFAVLDVLGDADWAALAGLVAEEPQLAVRAGAVLAPRLVRAEPVEGAAFTGFAPGGTVLLTGGTGVVGGVVARHLVAAHGVRRLLLTSRGGPAAPGAADLVADLAALGADAEVVACDAADRDALARVLAGIPADAPLTGVVHLAGALDDGVLTALTADRLDTALRPKVDAGRHLHELTRDLDLAAFVLFSSVSGIVGAAGQANYAAGNTFLDALAAHRRAAGLPAVSLAWGMWAERSAMTRDLTDVDLARIARSGTRPFSSEQGVSLLDAALGRPEPVLVPVLLDLAALRAQSDVPPILRSLAGPRRKPVARANRAAPAEAPLGDRLAGLPDARRHEVLVDLVWEQLADVLGHTGTREVEPDRSFKDLGVDSVSGVEFRNRLGAVVGKRLPMTLVFDHPTAADVARELDRELAPVVRAGSVRDHLDGVEAALPSVAAGAEGDEVVARLEGLLARLRSLRDAEGGAGRIDVDAASDEELFQFLDGG